The sequence GTGTGCTAAAAATAGGCTAAAAAATGCCAATATAAAGCTTATGAAAAAGAGTGAAAATAATATATAGGCGTGTATTTTTAAAGATGCTTGAAAATTTGTCCAATCAGTTAGTCCAGTTAGCAAAAATCCAGCATAAGCAAGCGCTAAAAAAAGTTGCAAAAATATAAATTTATGCAAACTCACAAAATTAGTTGGAGTAAAAAACACACTAGCACCAAGCACCGCACAGGCGGCACTCATTAAGAAAAATATCCTCATAGGATGAGTAAAAAAGTTATTAATCATAATAAATTTGCCCTTTGAAATTTTCATCTATCATCTTGCTAATAAACGTAAAATCGCGCTCTTTGAAATCTTTGTCTATTTCAAGTTCTCTTTGTATAACTGCGCCTTTACTTGATAAGAAATAAATTCTATTTGACATCTTCACAGCTTCCATTCTATCGTGTGTAACGAGAACCACGCTCATACCTTCACTTACTCTTTGGCCAATAATCTCAATCAAAATTTCTTTCATATCATAATCAAGCCCAGAAAAAGGCTCATCCATCAAAAGTAGATCAGGCTTTGTTACAACCGCTCTTACGAAAGCGACCCTTTGTCTCATGCCACCGCTTAGCTCACTTGGGTATTTTAAAGTGTCCTTTTGACTTAGTCCAACCTTTTTAAAAAGCTCTAAAACAGCGTTAACATCTGGTTTATCCATAACTAAAAGCACATTTTCAAGAGCATTTTTCCATGTAAGTAGGCGATTTTCTTGGAAAAAATATGTAGTCTTTTTAAAATTATTAAAAATTTTTCCTTTTCTAGGCTCATTTAGTCCGCTAATAAGCCGAAGTATCGTCGTCTTACCACATCCTGATGGTCCAAAAAGCGTCACCACCTCGCCACCTTTTACATTTAGACTAAAATTCCTTACGACCTTATCTCTTAAAATTTCATACTCTACATTTTTAAGCTCAAGCATCATCTTCTCCAAGGCATCAAAGCTATTTTTAATGGCTCGATGATGAGATATTCAAAAAGCATGATAAGAGTGATGCTTAAAAGAACATACGCCATTACCTCGGTTGTTTCAAGCATCGCTCTTGCATTTGCTATCTTTGCTCCCATGCCGTTATTTGCGCCAAGTAGCTCAGCCATTATGACTATCTTTACGCCCATTGCGACAGCTACGCTAATAGAGCTTATTATGTAGCTTGTAAGATGCGGGATGTAAAGGTGTCTTATCTTTTTTAAAATTCCTAGATTATAAGCGTCAAACATCTCTTTTAGCTCCTCATCTACGCTACTCATGGCAACTGCTGAGCTTGCGAAAGTAAGTGGTAAAACGGTTATAAAGATAGTAAAAACGGTGCTAAAATTTCCAAATCCAAACCAAAAAATAGCAAGCACTATCCAAATAATCGGCGGCATTGATAAAAGCAAGGTGATAACAGGCTTTAAAAAGGCTGCAAAACTTTTAAAGCTACCTGCTATTAGCCCTAAAAATATACCAAAAAATGTTGCCGAGCAAACTCCGATCAGTGATCTGCAAAGCGTTATGTTTATCTCGCTGTTTTTGTAATCTTTTAAAATTTCACAGGCTTTTAAAAATACATCTTTTGGTGGCGGAAGCAAGAGTGGGGAGCTAAACTCGCTTCCCACTTGCCAAATGGCTAAGATCAAAAAAACTACGGCAAATCCGCTAAATCCGCCCCAAAAATAGTCAATTATTTTTAAAAAGCTTGAGCGATCTTTTTTGATGCCATCAATTAGTATCATAAAAATAGACCTTTATCTGGCATCTTGCCACCTAGAAATTTTGGATTAAACTGATAAATTTCTTCAAAAAATGCCATGATCTCATTTTGTAGTTCATTTGCTTTTGTTACTGTTAGATTTGCCTTATCAAAAGCATTTGCAAGTGCTACTTCTGGAGCTGGCAAGTAGCTTGAGCCTATCTTTGCTGCACTTTGCTTATTTTCAAGTATCCATGAAAGTGCATTTTTAAGATCGCTATGAAGCGTGTCAAATAGACTTAAGTTTTTCTCGTAAAAGCCTCTTTCTACGATAATGCCAGCCATTGGGATTATCGGTTTTGTGCCAAAGCTCTCGCCCCAAATTTTTGGAAAATCAACTGAGTAATGCACGCTAACGCCTGCTTTTTTACCACGCAAAATAGTCGCTTCACCAAGAGGTTGTGGAACTATTAAAATGTCAAAATCTTTTTGTAAAAATAAAAGCAGAGCCTCAGGTGGCGTTGCTGTATAGGTGATGTCTATCTTGCTAACATCTATGCCTCTCTTCTTGCAAAGCGCTCTTAGGACAAGATCAGGCATGTCGCCTCGAAATGGCATGACTAGCTTTTTGCCTACAAAATCTTCTAAATTTTTGATCTTTTCATCCTTGACCATAGCGTTCATTACGCCAAGAGTTAGTAAATTTAACATCGCAAAATCAAGCCCTTGATTTCTTAAATTTGCAGCGACATTTGATGGCGACATCGTGACTTTGATATCCCCACTAGCGACGCCTGCACGAAGCTGATCTGGTGTTTTCCATATATTTATACTTACATCATAAGTTTTATTTAACTCGCCTTGCAGCGCAGCAACTGCCATTATGACACTTGGGATCGCTGGTGCGCCCCACATAGTAAAGCTCTCTTTTGCAAATAAATTTGGTGCAAATGCGCTAACGCCTAAAGCTGTGCTAAGTCCTAAAAATTTTCTTCTATTTAACATCTTTTTCTCCTTTAAAAACTGCTGTGAAAGCTAATGAAAAATGTCCTGCCAGGGGCATGAACGACTACTGGATCAAGGGCTGCCACGTGATCGCCACTGATAAATTCTGCATAATCTTTGTCAAATAAATTTGCTACGCCAAATCTTATGCCAACTTTATTTTTAAACTCTACACCACCATAAAGATCAAGCAAACCAAATCCTTTTGCAGCCTCTTTTTTGTCGATACCTAGGCCATTTTGCTTGCTAAAATCGCCTCTAGTTTGCTTTGAAACTAGCCTTAGTGCGGTGCCAAGATTATAGCTGCCAAAGCTTGCATAGTCTTTGTAGTCAAATGCAAAATTTGCCTCAAAAGGCCTTATTTGATAAAGCGGTCTGCCATCGGTTTTGTTTTGTCCGTAGTTGTAGTAAAGTGAGCTTTTTAAGCCAAAGTGCCTTGCAAAGCTATATTCTGAGTTTAAATTTACACTATAAAGTGTTGCATCAACGTTTCTTGAGATGACGGCATTTTTATTTAGTGGCATCGCAGCTTTTGAGTGGCGTCTATCAAAAATGATCAAATTTTTAACGCTATCAGCGATGAAATGTCCTCCAAAGCTAAAAGCATCTTTGTTTTGCAAA comes from Campylobacter concisus and encodes:
- a CDS encoding ABC transporter substrate-binding protein, with amino-acid sequence MLNRRKFLGLSTALGVSAFAPNLFAKESFTMWGAPAIPSVIMAVAALQGELNKTYDVSINIWKTPDQLRAGVASGDIKVTMSPSNVAANLRNQGLDFAMLNLLTLGVMNAMVKDEKIKNLEDFVGKKLVMPFRGDMPDLVLRALCKKRGIDVSKIDITYTATPPEALLLFLQKDFDILIVPQPLGEATILRGKKAGVSVHYSVDFPKIWGESFGTKPIIPMAGIIVERGFYEKNLSLFDTLHSDLKNALSWILENKQSAAKIGSSYLPAPEVALANAFDKANLTVTKANELQNEIMAFFEEIYQFNPKFLGGKMPDKGLFL
- a CDS encoding ABC transporter permease, which gives rise to MILIDGIKKDRSSFLKIIDYFWGGFSGFAVVFLILAIWQVGSEFSSPLLLPPPKDVFLKACEILKDYKNSEINITLCRSLIGVCSATFFGIFLGLIAGSFKSFAAFLKPVITLLLSMPPIIWIVLAIFWFGFGNFSTVFTIFITVLPLTFASSAVAMSSVDEELKEMFDAYNLGILKKIRHLYIPHLTSYIISSISVAVAMGVKIVIMAELLGANNGMGAKIANARAMLETTEVMAYVLLSITLIMLFEYLIIEPLKIALMPWRR
- a CDS encoding ABC transporter ATP-binding protein encodes the protein MLELKNVEYEILRDKVVRNFSLNVKGGEVVTLFGPSGCGKTTILRLISGLNEPRKGKIFNNFKKTTYFFQENRLLTWKNALENVLLVMDKPDVNAVLELFKKVGLSQKDTLKYPSELSGGMRQRVAFVRAVVTKPDLLLMDEPFSGLDYDMKEILIEIIGQRVSEGMSVVLVTHDRMEAVKMSNRIYFLSSKGAVIQRELEIDKDFKERDFTFISKMIDENFKGQIYYD